From a single Nostoc sp. MS1 genomic region:
- the rpmF gene encoding 50S ribosomal protein L32, which produces MAVPKKKTSKSKRDKRRATWRHKAAVEAQKAISLGKSILTGRSTFVYPTAEEEDEEE; this is translated from the coding sequence ATGGCGGTTCCTAAGAAGAAAACATCTAAATCAAAACGCGATAAGCGTCGAGCTACCTGGAGACATAAGGCTGCTGTGGAAGCGCAAAAAGCTATCTCCTTGGGCAAATCAATTTTGACTGGACGTTCTACATTTGTCTATCCTACTGCGGAAGAAGAAGACGAAGAAGAATAA
- the ureC gene encoding urease subunit alpha yields MPYKMSRRAYAETYGPTVGDRIRLADTELFIQVEQDLTTYGDEVKFGGGKVIRDGMGQSPISNADGAVDLVITNALILDWWGIVKADIGIKDGKIFKIGKAGNPYIQDNVDIIIGPGTEALAGEGMILTAGGIDTHIHFICPQQIEVAIASGITTMIGGGTGPATGTNATTCTPGPWNMYRMLQAADAFPVNLGFLGKGNASQPQGLTEQILAGAIGLKLHEDWGTTPATIDTCLTVADEYDVQVAIHTDTLNEAGFVEDTIAAFKNRAIHTYHTEGAGGGHAPDIIKVCGQANVLPSSTNPTRPYTVNTLDEHLDMLMVCHHLDPAIAEDVAFAESRIRRETIAAEDILHDLGAFSMIASDSQAMGRVGEVIIRTWQTSHKMKIQRGSLAGDGEGDNLRAKRYVAKYTINPAITHGIAQYVGSVEEGKLADLCLWRPAFFGVKPEIVIKGGMIAWSQMGDANASIPTPQPVHMRPMFGSFAGARHATSLTFVSQAALERDIPSQLGLRKSAIAVSGTRQLTKQDMKLNDALPHIEVDPETYEVRADGELLTCEPATILPMAQRYFLF; encoded by the coding sequence ATGCCTTACAAAATGTCCCGCCGCGCCTACGCCGAAACCTACGGCCCCACAGTAGGCGATCGCATCCGCCTAGCTGATACAGAATTATTTATACAAGTAGAACAAGACCTCACCACCTACGGCGACGAAGTGAAATTTGGTGGTGGTAAAGTCATCAGGGATGGGATGGGACAATCCCCCATTTCTAACGCCGATGGTGCAGTAGATTTAGTCATTACTAATGCTTTAATCCTCGATTGGTGGGGGATAGTTAAAGCAGATATCGGCATTAAAGATGGCAAAATATTCAAAATTGGGAAAGCTGGGAATCCCTATATTCAAGACAACGTAGATATTATTATCGGCCCTGGAACCGAAGCCTTAGCTGGGGAGGGAATGATTCTCACGGCTGGCGGTATTGATACCCATATCCATTTTATTTGCCCCCAACAGATAGAAGTAGCGATCGCCTCCGGTATCACTACCATGATAGGTGGTGGTACAGGCCCAGCCACGGGAACCAACGCCACCACCTGCACCCCCGGCCCTTGGAATATGTACCGGATGTTGCAAGCGGCTGATGCTTTCCCCGTCAACTTAGGATTTTTGGGTAAAGGTAACGCCAGTCAACCCCAAGGACTCACAGAACAAATTTTAGCAGGGGCGATCGGTTTAAAGCTCCATGAAGACTGGGGAACCACACCCGCCACCATTGACACCTGCTTAACTGTCGCCGACGAATACGATGTGCAGGTAGCCATCCACACCGACACCCTCAACGAAGCCGGATTTGTTGAAGATACCATCGCCGCCTTTAAAAACCGCGCCATCCACACCTACCACACCGAAGGCGCAGGTGGGGGACACGCACCAGATATTATCAAAGTCTGCGGACAAGCTAATGTCCTCCCCTCTTCCACCAACCCCACCCGTCCTTACACTGTCAACACCCTAGACGAACACCTCGATATGTTGATGGTATGTCATCACCTAGATCCAGCGATCGCTGAAGATGTAGCCTTTGCCGAATCCCGCATCCGCCGCGAAACTATCGCCGCCGAAGATATTTTGCATGATTTAGGCGCGTTTAGTATGATTGCGTCTGACTCCCAAGCGATGGGTAGAGTAGGAGAAGTAATAATTCGCACTTGGCAGACATCTCACAAAATGAAGATACAACGCGGAAGCCTTGCGGGAGATGGGGAAGGAGATAATTTAAGAGCTAAAAGATATGTTGCCAAATATACTATAAATCCCGCAATTACTCACGGCATCGCTCAGTATGTAGGTTCCGTAGAAGAAGGCAAACTTGCAGATTTATGCTTGTGGCGACCAGCGTTTTTTGGCGTGAAACCAGAGATAGTCATTAAAGGCGGAATGATAGCTTGGTCACAGATGGGAGATGCTAACGCCAGCATCCCTACACCGCAACCAGTACATATGCGCCCCATGTTTGGCAGTTTTGCAGGCGCGAGACACGCCACATCTTTAACCTTTGTTTCCCAAGCTGCTTTAGAAAGAGATATCCCCAGTCAGTTGGGCTTAAGAAAATCAGCCATCGCCGTTTCTGGAACACGCCAATTAACTAAGCAGGATATGAAACTCAATGATGCTTTACCTCATATAGAAGTAGACCCGGAAACCTATGAAGTTAGGGCTGATGGGGAATTGTTGACTTGTGAACCTGCGACAATTTTACCTATGGCACAGAGATACTTTTTATTTTAA
- a CDS encoding Mo-dependent nitrogenase C-terminal domain-containing protein, whose amino-acid sequence MKVFDNTTKKFFVASWVFINHTEVNNTRLTQLPISRSGWDILKPLRRWLDNVEVSDRQLAHRICQMIPAQCPFERDIKLFGKTLLHIPPMCKLNPLYEEVVSLRFRALCYLADECGEDISQYC is encoded by the coding sequence ATGAAGGTATTTGATAATACCACAAAAAAGTTTTTTGTTGCAAGCTGGGTTTTTATAAATCACACAGAAGTTAACAATACTCGTTTAACCCAGTTGCCAATTTCTCGGTCAGGGTGGGATATTCTTAAACCCCTACGACGCTGGTTAGACAATGTTGAAGTGAGCGATCGCCAATTAGCTCACCGCATATGTCAAATGATTCCGGCTCAATGTCCCTTTGAGCGCGACATTAAATTATTCGGTAAGACTTTGTTACACATTCCGCCAATGTGTAAACTCAACCCTTTATATGAAGAAGTCGTCAGCTTGCGTTTCCGCGCCCTATGTTATCTAGCGGATGAATGCGGCGAGGATATATCACAGTATTGTTAG
- a CDS encoding Dam family site-specific DNA-(adenine-N6)-methyltransferase, with protein sequence MASLPHPIQYQGSKRNLASSILRFLPNKIGRLVEPFAGTAAISIAASAKGITQEFWLNDLNQPLIELLELIIEKPSKIADQYTNVWHEQHENSIYHYFQVREEFNKTNDPQLFLYLLSRCVKGAVRYNSNGLFNQSPDKRRKGTQPEKMRKNIEGVSNLLKGKCKFTCLDFRDVLAEVQSNDFVYLDPPYQGVSGDKDSRYFSGIVFNDFVLALETLNRREISFAVSYDGKLGNKTFGQELPEELELRRIEIEVGRSSQATLLGREEVTVESLYLSQSLLKESIFNIESYIHRVPKQLAL encoded by the coding sequence ATGGCTAGTCTTCCACATCCCATTCAGTATCAAGGTAGTAAAAGAAATCTTGCGTCAAGTATTCTTAGGTTTCTACCTAATAAGATAGGACGACTGGTAGAACCATTTGCTGGAACCGCAGCAATTAGCATTGCTGCCTCTGCTAAAGGCATTACTCAAGAATTTTGGCTCAACGATTTGAATCAACCATTAATTGAACTGCTGGAATTAATTATAGAAAAACCAAGTAAGATAGCAGATCAATATACAAATGTATGGCATGAACAGCATGAAAATTCAATCTATCACTACTTTCAGGTGAGGGAAGAGTTTAATAAAACGAATGATCCGCAACTATTTTTATATTTACTCTCCCGATGTGTTAAAGGTGCTGTTCGTTACAACTCTAATGGACTTTTCAATCAAAGTCCTGATAAAAGACGAAAGGGAACACAACCTGAAAAGATGAGGAAAAATATAGAGGGTGTTTCTAACCTTTTGAAAGGTAAATGTAAATTTACATGCTTGGACTTTAGAGATGTTTTAGCTGAAGTTCAAAGCAATGATTTTGTATATCTAGATCCACCTTATCAGGGTGTGTCAGGGGATAAAGATTCAAGATATTTTTCTGGAATAGTTTTTAATGATTTTGTTTTAGCCCTCGAAACATTAAATAGAAGAGAAATATCATTTGCAGTTAGTTATGATGGCAAACTAGGCAATAAAACATTTGGTCAAGAATTGCCTGAAGAATTAGAACTTAGAAGGATTGAAATTGAAGTAGGGCGTTCATCTCAAGCAACTTTGTTGGGAAGAGAAGAAGTAACGGTAGAATCTTTATATTTATCTCAAAGTTTGCTGAAAGAATCTATTTTCAATATAGAAAGCTATATTCACAGAGTACCCAAACAACTTGCTCTGTGA
- a CDS encoding aldehyde dehydrogenase — protein sequence MVTISTSKITEIIEQQRIFFHTGKTKDVNFRLKQLQKLKQLVTENTAAITQALKADLNKSEFEAYATEISSINEISYAIKNIKNWTKPKKADVPLDFFSYSAKIYPEPLGVVLIISPWNYPFGLIISPLVGAIAAGNCAIIKPSELAPHTSNLVVELITKYFPSEYIAVVEGGVETSQELLANKFDHIFFTGGTSIGKIVMAAAAKHLTPVTLELGGKSPCIVDTDINLEHTARRITWGKFINSGQTCVAPDYLLVNQNIKQDLIAAIQKTLKEFYGDNPAQSPDYGRIISHRHFERLTKFLNNGKIVVGGETNFEEKYIAPTILDNVALTDTVMQEEIFGPILPVIEYTDIKDAIALINSQAKPLALYLFTQNQPLQQRILQETSSGGVCINDTIMHIGVSSLPFGGVGDSGIGSYHGKASFDTFSHYKSVLKNSFWLDLNWRYAPYKDKLSLLKKIIK from the coding sequence ATGGTTACTATTTCTACATCAAAAATTACTGAAATAATCGAACAACAACGTATTTTTTTTCATACTGGTAAAACTAAAGATGTTAATTTCCGTCTAAAACAACTTCAAAAACTTAAACAATTAGTTACCGAAAATACGGCAGCAATAACTCAAGCCTTAAAAGCAGATTTAAACAAATCAGAATTTGAAGCTTATGCCACAGAAATAAGCTCAATTAATGAAATTAGTTATGCTATCAAAAATATCAAAAATTGGACTAAACCGAAAAAAGCTGATGTTCCCCTAGACTTCTTTTCTTACTCAGCAAAAATTTATCCAGAACCGTTAGGTGTGGTTTTAATTATTAGCCCTTGGAATTACCCATTTGGTTTAATCATTTCACCCTTAGTTGGAGCGATCGCCGCCGGAAACTGCGCTATCATCAAACCATCAGAACTTGCGCCTCATACCTCTAATTTAGTAGTAGAACTAATTACTAAATATTTCCCCAGTGAGTATATTGCAGTAGTAGAAGGCGGTGTAGAAACTAGCCAAGAACTACTAGCAAATAAATTTGACCACATCTTTTTTACAGGTGGTACATCCATAGGTAAAATTGTGATGGCAGCCGCAGCCAAACACCTCACACCAGTTACATTAGAGTTAGGTGGAAAAAGTCCTTGTATTGTTGATACTGATATTAATCTCGAACATACAGCCAGACGAATTACTTGGGGTAAATTTATTAATTCAGGTCAAACTTGTGTTGCACCTGACTATCTTTTAGTGAATCAAAATATTAAACAAGATTTAATCGCCGCTATACAAAAAACACTCAAAGAGTTTTATGGTGATAACCCAGCCCAAAGCCCTGATTATGGCAGAATTATCAGTCATAGACATTTTGAGCGTTTAACGAAGTTTCTCAACAACGGAAAAATTGTAGTTGGAGGCGAAACAAACTTTGAAGAAAAATATATCGCTCCAACAATTTTAGATAACGTTGCTTTAACAGATACAGTAATGCAGGAAGAAATTTTTGGGCCGATTTTACCAGTGATTGAATATACAGATATTAAAGATGCGATCGCCTTAATTAATTCTCAAGCAAAACCCCTCGCTTTATACCTATTTACGCAAAATCAACCTCTACAACAACGCATCCTGCAAGAAACCTCATCTGGCGGAGTCTGTATCAACGACACAATCATGCACATAGGCGTTTCATCCCTACCATTTGGTGGCGTAGGAGATAGCGGTATCGGTAGTTATCACGGTAAAGCCAGCTTTGACACCTTTTCCCATTACAAAAGTGTCCTAAAAAACTCCTTCTGGCTAGACCTAAACTGGCGTTACGCCCCTTACAAAGATAAATTGAGCTTACTCAAAAAAATTATTAAGTAG
- a CDS encoding caspase domain-containing protein, which translates to MANYWAIAIGVNQYHLFQPLRCAQADAEALKDFLTQQAGFFPQQCLLMTDTSTPVEDRPTYPTKDHILLWLEDLAAVCWQPEDHLWFFFSGYGVNHNGRDYLMPVEGDPKFVEETGIEVRSLMQSLQLANLNVLLIFDINRASGSLGETPVGKEIIELAEELQLATILSCQPDQFSQESRELGHGIFTGALLSALRSGYGSDLTQLQEHLSGLTPELSQHYWRPTQNPVAVIPFPEQAILPPVENTTETEVELSASIPSTIEPSEPEAIIFSEENFAMAFTAPSIGEPPKNTDKLPKFDIWKGYQGLETNGNGKSPILTLDKQPLPSTKTEVTQQSEEESAAGRFIPEAPQPYISRLPASKVEPPLWKQFLLWGGGTMVVVSLISIVLLRNQVKVLKARQQLAATSDAQIIKKPSTPRPLPKLSPAPLTIPKNQSTAQIAPISESKKRNQAVLDLAKMSLRQTQASDLSLAITTAKKIKPGEPLHEQAQENIKIWNQMILDLAEGRAKQRQYANAIAAAKLISKDEILYTKAQKSIEQWRSEAKQLLANQTLIEAANGLIKPGQASTYNRAIEVAKRVPQGQPGFDLAKTSINKWSEKILDLAKNRADQENFNAAIATATLVPEGTAVYEDAQEAIQKWEARKKSQ; encoded by the coding sequence ATGGCAAACTACTGGGCGATCGCCATAGGCGTAAATCAATATCATTTATTTCAACCTTTACGTTGCGCTCAAGCCGATGCCGAGGCGCTAAAAGACTTTTTAACTCAACAAGCAGGCTTTTTCCCCCAACAATGCCTGCTGATGACGGATACTTCCACACCTGTTGAAGACCGACCTACCTATCCCACTAAAGACCATATATTGTTATGGCTGGAAGATTTAGCCGCAGTCTGTTGGCAACCAGAAGACCATTTATGGTTTTTCTTTAGCGGTTATGGAGTCAACCACAACGGCAGAGATTATCTCATGCCCGTAGAAGGTGATCCCAAATTTGTGGAAGAGACTGGTATCGAAGTGCGATCGCTAATGCAAAGTTTGCAGTTAGCTAACCTGAATGTATTACTCATCTTCGATATCAACCGTGCTTCTGGCAGCTTGGGAGAGACTCCCGTCGGTAAGGAAATCATCGAACTAGCCGAAGAATTACAACTCGCCACCATCTTGTCCTGTCAGCCAGACCAATTTTCTCAAGAAAGTAGAGAACTAGGACACGGGATATTTACGGGTGCATTGTTGTCGGCTCTACGTTCCGGCTATGGCAGTGATTTAACCCAATTACAAGAACACTTAAGTGGTCTTACTCCCGAACTATCTCAACATTACTGGCGACCTACACAAAACCCTGTAGCGGTTATCCCCTTCCCTGAACAGGCAATTCTGCCCCCAGTAGAAAACACAACCGAGACAGAAGTAGAACTTAGCGCCTCGATCCCCAGCACCATAGAACCCTCGGAACCTGAAGCAATTATTTTTTCCGAGGAAAACTTTGCTATGGCGTTTACAGCACCCTCCATAGGAGAACCCCCAAAAAATACCGACAAGCTGCCAAAATTCGATATTTGGAAGGGATATCAAGGTTTAGAAACTAACGGTAACGGCAAATCACCAATCCTCACCCTAGATAAACAACCATTACCCAGCACAAAAACGGAAGTTACCCAGCAATCTGAAGAAGAAAGTGCAGCTGGGCGGTTCATCCCCGAAGCACCCCAACCTTATATCTCTCGGCTACCCGCTAGTAAGGTAGAGCCTCCATTGTGGAAACAGTTTCTTCTGTGGGGTGGTGGGACTATGGTAGTGGTGTCCTTAATTTCTATTGTTCTACTTCGCAATCAGGTTAAGGTTTTAAAAGCGAGGCAGCAATTAGCCGCTACAAGTGATGCACAAATCATCAAAAAACCTTCAACTCCAAGGCCACTTCCTAAACTATCTCCCGCCCCGCTAACAATTCCCAAAAATCAATCAACTGCTCAAATTGCGCCTATTTCTGAATCAAAAAAACGCAACCAAGCTGTATTAGACTTAGCGAAAATGTCCCTGAGACAGACTCAAGCTAGTGATCTGAGCTTGGCTATTACCACAGCGAAAAAAATCAAACCCGGCGAACCCCTACACGAACAAGCCCAGGAAAATATTAAAATTTGGAACCAGATGATTTTAGACTTAGCAGAAGGTCGCGCCAAACAAAGACAATACGCCAATGCGATCGCAGCTGCTAAATTAATTTCTAAAGACGAAATTCTTTATACTAAAGCTCAAAAGTCAATTGAACAATGGCGTTCAGAAGCCAAACAATTGTTAGCCAATCAAACCTTAATAGAGGCTGCTAACGGCTTAATTAAACCAGGGCAAGCTTCCACTTATAACCGTGCCATTGAAGTAGCCAAAAGAGTACCACAAGGTCAACCAGGCTTTGATTTAGCAAAAACATCTATTAATAAATGGAGTGAAAAAATTCTTGACCTAGCTAAAAATCGCGCCGATCAAGAAAATTTTAATGCGGCCATTGCCACCGCTACCTTAGTTCCAGAAGGAACAGCAGTCTACGAAGATGCTCAAGAAGCCATCCAGAAATGGGAAGCAAGAAAAAAGAGTCAATAG
- a CDS encoding sulfite oxidase-like oxidoreductase codes for MLGKFFQKPDQENADRVPPGQHLAKGFPVLTYGAAPKVSIDGWEFRVWGLVKPAIFTWSDFIALPHHEFTADFHCVTRWSKLDVKWTGIKVTDFMNLIEVDSQAAHVMEHCYGGYTTNIAMDDFVREENFFAFKLFGEDLPLEHGGPMRLVVPHLYAWKSAKWVNGLEFLDKEELGFWERNGYNRRGEPWAEERYS; via the coding sequence ATGCTAGGAAAATTTTTTCAGAAACCAGACCAAGAAAATGCTGACCGAGTTCCCCCAGGACAGCATCTAGCTAAGGGTTTCCCTGTTCTCACCTATGGCGCAGCACCTAAAGTCAGTATTGATGGTTGGGAGTTTCGGGTTTGGGGTTTGGTAAAACCTGCCATTTTTACTTGGTCGGATTTTATAGCTTTACCTCATCACGAATTTACAGCAGACTTTCACTGTGTTACCCGTTGGTCTAAACTTGATGTGAAATGGACGGGGATTAAAGTTACAGATTTTATGAATCTGATTGAGGTAGATTCTCAAGCCGCTCATGTAATGGAACATTGCTATGGTGGTTACACTACAAATATTGCAATGGACGATTTTGTGAGGGAAGAAAACTTCTTTGCCTTTAAATTATTTGGTGAAGACCTCCCCTTGGAACATGGTGGGCCGATGCGCTTAGTTGTACCTCATCTTTATGCTTGGAAAAGTGCTAAGTGGGTTAATGGTCTGGAGTTTCTGGATAAGGAAGAACTGGGTTTTTGGGAACGCAATGGTTACAACCGTCGGGGTGAACCTTGGGCGGAGGAAAGGTATAGTTAA
- a CDS encoding transposase translates to MTEQSTDYDSPWKEVIELYFPRFLEFFFTQAYTEIDWTRPYEFLDNELQQLEPDAEIGRRLVNKVAKVWLLDGEEAWVLVHVEVQGQYDSQFAERMYTYNYRLFDRHKKRVISLAVLADEQANWRPNSYSYQLGGCRVSLEFPIAKLLDYEATWETLEQATNPFGIIVMAHLKTKATQRNPESRLQWKLSLVRRLFERGYSREDIQELFRFIDWIMVLPRELALSFKTEVRSYEEVQRMRYVTSIERLAKEEGKEEGIRESVLDVLDTRFGEVPTSIVEAINRIDQPSLLKTLLKRAIAIPSTTEFQQLLDNLTSGE, encoded by the coding sequence ATGACTGAGCAATCGACCGATTACGATAGCCCGTGGAAAGAGGTCATCGAATTATATTTCCCCCGCTTTCTGGAGTTCTTCTTTACCCAAGCTTACACCGAAATCGATTGGACGCGACCTTACGAATTTCTGGACAACGAACTACAACAACTCGAACCAGACGCAGAAATTGGAAGGCGTTTAGTTAATAAAGTTGCCAAGGTTTGGTTACTGGACGGTGAAGAAGCTTGGGTATTGGTTCATGTAGAAGTGCAAGGACAATATGACAGCCAATTTGCCGAACGGATGTACACCTACAATTACCGCTTGTTTGACCGTCATAAAAAGCGAGTCATCAGCTTGGCAGTTTTAGCCGATGAACAAGCAAATTGGCGACCTAATAGCTATAGCTATCAACTAGGCGGTTGTCGCGTCAGTTTGGAGTTCCCCATAGCGAAATTGTTAGACTATGAAGCAACTTGGGAAACCCTAGAACAAGCCACCAATCCCTTTGGGATAATTGTGATGGCACATCTCAAAACCAAGGCAACGCAACGAAACCCAGAAAGTCGGCTACAGTGGAAATTAAGCCTAGTGAGAAGGCTATTTGAGAGGGGATACAGCCGAGAAGATATTCAAGAATTATTCAGGTTCATCGACTGGATAATGGTTTTGCCAAGGGAATTGGCGCTAAGTTTTAAAACAGAAGTCAGGAGTTACGAGGAGGTACAAAGGATGCGGTACGTAACCAGTATTGAAAGATTAGCAAAAGAAGAAGGCAAAGAAGAAGGGATTAGAGAAAGTGTGCTTGATGTTTTAGATACCAGATTTGGCGAAGTACCAACTTCTATTGTGGAAGCGATTAATAGAATTGATCAACCATCCTTACTCAAGACACTGCTGAAAAGAGCGATCGCAATTCCATCAACTACAGAATTTCAGCAACTCTTAGATAATCTCACATCTGGAGAATAA
- a CDS encoding hybrid sensor histidine kinase/response regulator codes for MSAKSPQSGKILVVDDSPDNVFLIKTILEEEGYTVTTAEDGFSALEQLQASPCDLVLLDLMMPGMDGYEVTRRVRGEMNLQQYIPILLITAHDAPNVAHGLDLGADDFIRKPVTMDELLARVRSLLRLKHSMDERDEIARQREDFVSRLTHDLRTPLVAADRMLVLFQQGALGDLSPQMHEVITIMARSNINLLSMVNTLLEVYRFEAGRKTLAFQPVNLRQLLDEVIGELNPLAQEKGLVINRDFEEALISSTVTGDGVPPTVGDRLELHRLFTNLIGNAIKFTTSGSVTIRIKTVTLSKQQDSSSSAINQDYINVEIADTGPGIPLDEQATLFERFRQGSHKIAGSGLGLYLSRRIVEAHQGNISVVSDTGKGSIFTVNLPVKI; via the coding sequence ATGAGTGCAAAATCTCCTCAATCTGGCAAAATTCTGGTGGTTGACGATTCGCCAGATAACGTATTTTTAATTAAAACTATTTTAGAAGAAGAAGGTTATACCGTTACCACTGCCGAAGATGGCTTCTCAGCATTAGAACAATTGCAAGCATCCCCTTGTGATTTGGTACTGTTAGACTTAATGATGCCGGGAATGGATGGTTATGAAGTCACCAGGCGGGTTCGCGGGGAGATGAATTTACAGCAGTATATTCCCATCTTGTTAATTACTGCCCATGATGCGCCAAATGTAGCACATGGTTTAGACTTGGGTGCTGATGATTTCATCCGTAAGCCTGTAACAATGGATGAGTTACTCGCCAGGGTGCGATCGCTGTTACGCTTGAAGCATAGTATGGATGAACGCGACGAAATTGCCCGTCAGCGTGAAGATTTTGTCTCTCGTCTCACACACGATTTACGCACACCTTTAGTTGCAGCTGATCGGATGCTGGTATTATTTCAACAAGGGGCATTGGGAGACTTATCACCGCAAATGCACGAAGTAATTACCATTATGGCACGGAGCAATATCAACTTGCTTTCGATGGTAAACACTTTATTAGAAGTTTATCGCTTTGAAGCTGGGCGTAAAACCTTAGCATTTCAACCAGTAAATCTTAGACAGTTACTAGATGAAGTAATTGGAGAATTAAACCCTTTAGCCCAAGAAAAAGGCTTGGTAATTAATAGGGATTTTGAGGAAGCATTAATATCAAGTACCGTGACAGGCGATGGCGTTCCGCCCACCGTAGGCGATCGCTTAGAACTGCACCGCTTATTTACCAATCTTATAGGCAATGCCATTAAATTTACCACATCTGGTTCAGTAACTATCCGTATCAAAACTGTAACACTAAGTAAACAGCAAGATTCTTCTTCATCTGCCATCAACCAAGACTATATAAATGTAGAAATAGCAGATACAGGCCCAGGTATTCCCCTGGATGAACAAGCCACATTGTTTGAAAGATTTCGTCAAGGTAGTCATAAAATTGCTGGTAGTGGATTAGGTTTGTATCTTTCTCGACGGATTGTTGAAGCTCACCAAGGTAATATCTCTGTTGTTTCCGATACAGGCAAAGGCAGTATATTTACTGTTAATTTGCCAGTCAAAATATGA
- a CDS encoding anion transporter translates to MLFIQFAVYAVLGLTYLGLALGYIPGLRMNRATIALVGSAFLIALGVLNLQEAWQAIDANTIVFLLSMMVVNANLAYAGFFRRALSVLLSFTRSPLGLLIALTFGSGILSAVFLNDTLALVFTPLTLSLAQALSLNPIPYLLAIAGATNIGSVATLSGNPQNILIGSFSAIPYLEFLRVLAPVAFTGLIVQVGLLWLLYPDVRSIKPCQILPSTNQRIYKPLFNKTVVITTGLLIAFTIGLPLAQSALVAASLLLITRRIKPQRILKKVDWNLLVMFSGLFILTKATQKLNLLQPFTHAINSAASLLGVTVILSNMISNVPAVLLLHPLISQGDTKSWLLLAAGSTLAGNLTLFGSVANLIIVEAAADLGYKLTFLDHLRFGVPLTVCTVILAYFLVIN, encoded by the coding sequence GTGCTTTTCATTCAATTTGCAGTTTACGCCGTATTAGGGCTGACATATCTAGGGTTAGCCTTGGGCTACATTCCGGGTTTGCGGATGAACCGTGCCACCATTGCCTTAGTTGGCTCTGCCTTCTTAATTGCTTTGGGTGTGTTGAATTTGCAGGAAGCTTGGCAAGCAATTGATGCTAACACCATTGTGTTTCTGTTAAGCATGATGGTAGTTAACGCCAACTTAGCTTATGCAGGGTTTTTTCGCCGTGCCTTATCGGTGTTGTTGAGCTTTACCCGTAGTCCTTTAGGCTTATTGATAGCTTTAACCTTTGGTAGTGGGATACTGTCGGCTGTTTTCCTCAACGATACTCTGGCGCTAGTGTTTACGCCTTTGACTTTGAGTTTGGCTCAAGCTTTGAGCTTAAATCCTATTCCTTATTTACTAGCGATCGCTGGAGCAACTAATATAGGTTCTGTAGCTACCCTAAGTGGTAATCCGCAAAATATCTTGATAGGTTCTTTTTCTGCCATACCTTATCTAGAATTTTTGCGTGTCTTAGCTCCCGTAGCCTTTACAGGTTTGATAGTTCAGGTAGGCTTATTGTGGTTACTTTACCCTGATGTACGTTCAATCAAACCTTGCCAAATTTTACCCAGCACCAACCAACGAATATATAAACCTCTATTTAATAAAACGGTAGTCATTACTACTGGCTTACTTATAGCTTTTACTATTGGCTTACCTTTAGCACAGTCAGCTTTAGTGGCGGCCAGCTTGTTGCTAATTACCAGAAGAATTAAACCCCAACGAATATTAAAAAAAGTAGATTGGAATTTGTTAGTGATGTTTTCTGGGCTGTTTATTTTGACAAAAGCCACTCAGAAATTAAACCTACTACAGCCATTTACTCATGCCATTAACTCTGCTGCCAGTTTGTTGGGAGTAACAGTTATTTTATCTAATATGATTTCTAATGTTCCGGCTGTGCTGCTATTGCACCCTTTGATTTCCCAAGGTGATACAAAATCATGGCTATTATTAGCAGCAGGTTCAACTTTAGCAGGTAATTTAACTTTATTTGGCTCAGTAGCCAACTTGATAATTGTAGAAGCTGCGGCAGATTTAGGTTATAAACTTACTTTTTTAGATCATTTACGTTTTGGTGTGCCATTAACAGTCTGTACTGTAATTTTGGCTTACTTTCTTGTGATAAACTAA